The following coding sequences lie in one Carbonactinospora thermoautotrophica genomic window:
- a CDS encoding coiled-coil domain-containing protein, producing the protein MTETPVGGPEATPICARPGCGNLIPPRPPGKTGPPRRFCSDACRVATYNAARPTRSTAAAAPDPAVGSPEDPVDPAVELADLLRRAAPLVAQLRAERDQTRPAAVQARLADAQARVLRAEEERREMAERLAEAEAGLAAAVEEAEAAREQLEEARAETERAQAEAAERIATMEAEAQAAVEQARAEAAQQVERARAEAAEQVASAQRAREQAEAERDAARAEAERARAEAKAAEERAHQVERDAQAAISATERAAEARVQAAERVRDAAEAERDRTRREAEEDRARLREELATLRGLLQTEAQARQAAEQRATEAEQHARQLQARLDELHRELARRGEPQSAEEPAGTPPRSRKR; encoded by the coding sequence ATGACGGAGACCCCCGTAGGTGGCCCGGAGGCCACGCCGATCTGCGCACGGCCCGGATGCGGGAACCTGATTCCGCCGCGGCCGCCCGGCAAGACCGGCCCGCCGCGGCGCTTCTGCTCCGATGCCTGCCGGGTGGCCACGTACAACGCCGCCCGGCCCACCCGGAGCACTGCGGCGGCCGCGCCCGACCCGGCCGTCGGCTCGCCGGAGGATCCGGTCGACCCGGCGGTCGAGCTCGCCGACCTGCTTCGGCGGGCCGCCCCGCTGGTGGCGCAGCTGCGCGCCGAGCGCGACCAGACCCGCCCGGCCGCCGTGCAGGCCCGGCTCGCCGACGCCCAGGCCCGCGTGCTGCGCGCGGAGGAGGAGCGGCGTGAGATGGCCGAGCGGCTGGCCGAGGCCGAGGCCGGCCTGGCTGCCGCGGTGGAGGAGGCCGAAGCGGCCCGCGAACAGCTCGAGGAGGCGCGCGCCGAGACCGAGCGCGCCCAGGCGGAGGCCGCCGAGCGGATCGCCACCATGGAGGCCGAGGCACAGGCCGCTGTCGAGCAGGCCCGCGCCGAGGCTGCACAGCAGGTCGAGCGTGCCCGGGCCGAGGCCGCCGAGCAGGTGGCCAGCGCGCAGCGGGCCCGCGAGCAGGCCGAGGCCGAGCGCGACGCCGCCCGCGCGGAGGCCGAGCGGGCCCGGGCTGAGGCCAAGGCCGCCGAGGAACGCGCGCACCAGGTCGAGCGCGACGCGCAAGCCGCCATCAGCGCCACGGAGCGGGCCGCGGAGGCCCGCGTTCAGGCCGCCGAGCGGGTGCGCGACGCCGCAGAAGCCGAGCGCGACCGCACCCGCCGGGAGGCCGAAGAAGACCGCGCGCGGCTGCGCGAGGAGCTGGCCACGCTGCGCGGCCTGCTGCAAACCGAGGCGCAGGCCCGCCAGGCGGCCGAGCAGCGGGCCACCGAGGCCGAGCAGCACGCCCGCCAACTCCAGGCCCGGCTGGACGAGCTGCACCGCGAGCTCGCCCGCCGCGGCGAGCCGCAATCGGCCGAGGAACCCGCGGGCACACCGCCGCGGAGCCGCAAGCGCTAA